The following coding sequences are from one Electrophorus electricus isolate fEleEle1 chromosome 22, fEleEle1.pri, whole genome shotgun sequence window:
- the LOC113590049 gene encoding torsin-1A-like isoform X2 yields MRLPCSAPLLCMGCHLIAVAAIEPVSTGLALGIAAAVTGFLARYQNVLYYFQECCRPEWISYNKTGLQEDLEEKLFGQHVASRVILKAVTGFMNSENPKKPLVLSLHGWTGTGKNFVSQLIAENIYQKGMASGFVHLFTATAHFPHEVHLETYKAQLQQWIKGNVTNCPRSMFIFDEMDKMHPGLIDGIKPYLDFYERLDGVSYRQAIFIFLSNAGGEKIVQVALDFWTSGREREEIELKDLEMALSLSVFNNKNNKNLVDFFVPFLPLEFKHVVQCGLAEMAAKGLTPDAAVVDHMARDMNYFPKDERVFSMKGCKAISSRLDFYID; encoded by the exons ATGCGTTTGCCGTGCTCAGCCCCGCTCCTGTGCATGGGATGTCATCTGATCGCGGTGGCGGCGATAGAGCCGGTGTCGACCGGCCTAGCGTTGGGAATTGCAGCCGCCGTCACCGGTTTCTTAGCGCGGTATCAAAATGTGCTGTATTACTTCCAAGAATGTTGCCGACCCGAGTGGATTTCCTACAACAAAACAG GTCTCCAGGAGGACCTGGAGGAAAAGCTGTTCGGCCAGCACGTGGCTTCGCGGGTCATCCTCAAAGCAGTGACTGGGTTTATGAACAGCGAGAACCCCAAGAAACCGCTAGTTCTATCCCTGCACGGCTGGACTGGCACGGGGAAAAACTTTGTGAGTCAACTGATTGCGGAGAATATTTACCAGAAAGGAATGGCCAGTGGGTTCGTGCATCTCTTCACAGCTACGGCACACTTTCCCCATGAGGTGCATTTAGAAACATACAAG GCACAATTGCAGCAATGGATAAAAGGCAATGTGACAAATTGCCCACGTTCCATGTTCATATTTGATGAGATGGATAAGATGCACCCCGGCCTGATTGATGGCATAAAACCATATCTGGACTTCTATGAGAGACTGGACGGAGTGTCCTACAGACAggccatcttcatcttcctcag TAATGCCGGAGGAGAGAAGATTGTGCAGGTGGCTCTGGATTTCTGGACGTCGGGAAGAGAACGAGAGGAGATCGAGCTGAAGGATCTGGAGATGGCTCTGTCCCTTTCTGTCTTCAACAACAAGAACA ATAAGAACTTGGTGGACTTCTTTGTGCCTTTCCTGCCGCTGGAGTTCAAGCACGTGGTTCAGTGTGGCCTGGCAGAGATGGCTGCCAAAGGCCTCACCCCCGACGCTGCCGTGGTGGACCACATGGCGCGGGACATGAACTACTTCCCCAAGGACGAGCGTGTCTTCTCCATGAAGGGCTGCAAGGCGATCTCCAGCCGGCTGGACTTCTACATCGACTGA
- the LOC113590049 gene encoding torsin-1A-like isoform X1, which yields MRLPCSAPLLCMGCHLIAVAAIEPVSTGLALGIAAAVTGFLARYQNVLYYFQECCRPEWISYNKTGLQEDLEEKLFGQHVASRVILKAVTGFMNSENPKKPLVLSLHGWTGTGKNFVSQLIAENIYQKGMASGFVHLFTATAHFPHEVHLETYKAQLQQWIKGNVTNCPRSMFIFDEMDKMHPGLIDGIKPYLDFYERLDGVSYRQAIFIFLSNAGGEKIVQVALDFWTSGREREEIELKDLEMALSLSVFNNKNSGFWHTSLIDKNLVDFFVPFLPLEFKHVVQCGLAEMAAKGLTPDAAVVDHMARDMNYFPKDERVFSMKGCKAISSRLDFYID from the exons ATGCGTTTGCCGTGCTCAGCCCCGCTCCTGTGCATGGGATGTCATCTGATCGCGGTGGCGGCGATAGAGCCGGTGTCGACCGGCCTAGCGTTGGGAATTGCAGCCGCCGTCACCGGTTTCTTAGCGCGGTATCAAAATGTGCTGTATTACTTCCAAGAATGTTGCCGACCCGAGTGGATTTCCTACAACAAAACAG GTCTCCAGGAGGACCTGGAGGAAAAGCTGTTCGGCCAGCACGTGGCTTCGCGGGTCATCCTCAAAGCAGTGACTGGGTTTATGAACAGCGAGAACCCCAAGAAACCGCTAGTTCTATCCCTGCACGGCTGGACTGGCACGGGGAAAAACTTTGTGAGTCAACTGATTGCGGAGAATATTTACCAGAAAGGAATGGCCAGTGGGTTCGTGCATCTCTTCACAGCTACGGCACACTTTCCCCATGAGGTGCATTTAGAAACATACAAG GCACAATTGCAGCAATGGATAAAAGGCAATGTGACAAATTGCCCACGTTCCATGTTCATATTTGATGAGATGGATAAGATGCACCCCGGCCTGATTGATGGCATAAAACCATATCTGGACTTCTATGAGAGACTGGACGGAGTGTCCTACAGACAggccatcttcatcttcctcag TAATGCCGGAGGAGAGAAGATTGTGCAGGTGGCTCTGGATTTCTGGACGTCGGGAAGAGAACGAGAGGAGATCGAGCTGAAGGATCTGGAGATGGCTCTGTCCCTTTCTGTCTTCAACAACAAGAACA GTGGTTTCTGGCACACCAGTTTAATAGATAAGAACTTGGTGGACTTCTTTGTGCCTTTCCTGCCGCTGGAGTTCAAGCACGTGGTTCAGTGTGGCCTGGCAGAGATGGCTGCCAAAGGCCTCACCCCCGACGCTGCCGTGGTGGACCACATGGCGCGGGACATGAACTACTTCCCCAAGGACGAGCGTGTCTTCTCCATGAAGGGCTGCAAGGCGATCTCCAGCCGGCTGGACTTCTACATCGACTGA
- the LOC118240644 gene encoding torsin-1A-like: MTTGSVLTQPRFRFITALFVAAASPFKDTFCESEGLQEDLEEKLFGQHVASRVILKAVTGFMNSENPKKPLVLSLHGWTGTGKIFVSQLIAENIYQKGMASGFVHLFAATAHFPHEVHLETYKAQLQQWIKGNVTNCPRSMFIFDEMDKMHPGLIDGIKPYLDFYERLDGVSYRQAIFIFLSNAGGEKIVQVALDFWTSGREREEIELKDLEMALSLSVFNNKNSGLWHSNLIDKNLVDFFVPFLPLEFKHVVQCGLAEMAAKGLTPDAAVVDHMARDMNYFPKDERVFSLHGCKAISNQLDFYID; the protein is encoded by the exons ATGACAACTGGATCGGTTTTAACGCAACCG AGGTTTCGGTTCATCACTGCTTTATTTGTAGCTGCTGCTTCGCCTTTTAAGGATACATTTTGTGAAAGCGAAG GTCTCCAGGAGGACCTGGAGGAAAAGCTGTTCGGCCAGCACGTGGCTTCGCGGGTCATCCTCAAAGCAGTGACTGGGTTTATGAACAGCGAGAACCCCAAGAAACCGCTAGTTCTATCCCTGCACGGCTGGACTGGCACGGGGAAAATCTTTGTGAGTCAACTGATTGCGGAGAATATTTACCAGAAAGGAATGGCCAGTGGGTTCGTGCATCTCTTCGCAGCTACGGCACACTTTCCCCATGAGGTGCATTTAGAAACATACAAG GCACAATTGCAGCAATGGATAAAAGGCAATGTGACAAATTGCCCACGTTCCATGTTCATATTTGATGAGATGGATAAGATGCACCCCGGCCTGATTGATGGCATAAAACCATATCTGGACTTCTATGAGAGACTGGACGGAGTGTCCTACAGACAggccatcttcatcttcctcag TAATGCCGGAGGAGAGAAGATTGTGCAGGTGGCTCTGGATTTCTGGACGTCGGGAAGAGAACGAGAGGAGATCGAGCTGAAGGATCTGGAGAtggctctgtccctgtctgtcttcaACAACAAGAACA gtggtCTCTGGCACTCCAATTTAATAGATAAGAACTTGGTGGACTTCTTTGTGCCTTTCCTGCCGCTGGAGTTCAAGCACGTGGTTCAGTGTGGCCTGGCAGAGATGGCTGCCAAAGGCCTCACCCCCGACGCTGCCGTGGTGGACCACATGGCGCGGGACATGAACTACTTCCCCAAGGACGAGCGTGTCTTCTCCCTGCACGGCTGCAAGGCCATCTCCAACCAGCTGGACTTCTACATCGACTGA